One window from the genome of Salvia miltiorrhiza cultivar Shanhuang (shh) chromosome 7, IMPLAD_Smil_shh, whole genome shotgun sequence encodes:
- the LOC130995584 gene encoding ATP-dependent DNA helicase Q-like 5, which translates to MEYDSGSDGSHISATPPNSPPPAPAPTPSEARRAALLSSSKSRTKTSISTSITARTILQPVISKKKSNPLPKTAPVPVPDPPRSNPPITSPLSNLPFQIKKGNLQNGKGASDGLLHGGHCASKFASFLQAQDKNLKFEPDNPIEMKTRTSVESAAPEEALKNDVVGEGLVMKRTRKNLGVIGGSNSDMVIDKKVKCGSEGNFVKLNINGYGRKKFKFKNKRTGFSSSSSNRYRRNFRRSKGGERGGGGEENCVFDEEGLVVDIGMGQKTSNVDAGSIEEAVMRVRDEASDENLLKLLKLTHGYDSFRDGQLEAIKMVLSGKSTMLVLPTGAGKSLCYQLPALVLPGITLVVSPLVALMIDQLKHLPPVIRGGLLCSSQTAEEASETLRLLQEGSIKVLFVSPERFLNGEFISIFYGSSVLSTVVVDEAHCVSEWSHNFRPSYMRLRASLLRGKLNAGCILAMTATATNKTLCDVMHALEIPPTNLIQSTKLRENLHLSVSKSGNRMKDLMALLKSSPFSNIKSIIVYCKFQSETDMISKYLCDNNISAKSYHSGIPAKDRSRVQDLFCSNKIRVVVATVAFGMGLDKSDVGAVIHYSLPESLEEYVQEIGRAGRDGRLSYCHLLFDDVTYIKLRSLMYSDGVDEYTINKLLCQIFTSDRSSVEEICSIVKESASRKFDMKEEVILTILTQLELGEVRYVKLLPQINVTCVLNFHQTSPPVLAARDVAVAAILKKSEMKDGQYVFHIPSVANSIRMQAFELLNHLQSLKMKREITYELKDQAFCYTILEVPNDICSLAAQLTKWLGEVESCKVRKLDVVFNASVYAAKACDKALGCHNDEHTPCLQRKIQEYFNGECDADMHIQMDQNSPFLRADTKVFLQSNAQAKFTPRAIARIFHGLGSPAFPCATWSRTHFWGRYANVEFRAIMEAAKEELINFVGKNVT; encoded by the exons ATGGAGTACGATTCAGGCTCCGACGGCTCTCACATCTCCGCCACACCGCCTAATTCTCCGCCACCTGCGCCGGCCCCTACGCCATCAGAGGCTCGCCGCGCCGCTCTTCTCTCCTCCTCCAAATCAAGAACCAAAACCTCAATCTCCACCTCAATCACTGCAAGAACAATTCTGCAGCCCGTAATCTCCAAGAAAAAATCAAACCCACTTCCAAAGACGGCCCCAGTCCCAGTCCCGGATCCTCCCCGATCCAACCCACCAATTACTTCTCCTCTCTCCAATTTGCCTTTCCAAATTAAGAAAGGCAACCTACAAAATGGCAAGGGTGCTTCCGATGGACTTCTTCATGGAGGCCACTGTGCTTCCAAGTTTGCATCTTTCTTGCAAGCTCAGGATAAGAATCTCAAATTTGAGCCCGACAATCCAATtgagatgaaaactaggacttCGGTTGAAAGTGCTGCTCCGGAAGAAGCACTAAAAAACGATGTCGTTGGTGAGGGCTTGGTTATGAAAAGAACACGAAAAAACCTTGGTGTGATTGGAGGTAGTAATTCTGATATGGTTATAGATAAAAAGGTCAAATGTGGTAGTGAAGGGAATTTTGTGAAGCTCAATATCAACGGCTATGGCAGGAAAAAGTTCAAGTTCAAGAATAAGAGGACTGGTTTtagttcttcttcttccaatAGGTATCGGAGAAATTTTAGACGAAGCAAGGGAGGTGAGAGGGGtggaggaggagaagaaaattgtgtTTTTGATGAAGAGGGATTGGTGGTGGATATTGGAATGGGGCAGAAAACATCGAATGTTGATGCTGGATCAATTGAAGAGGCTGTGATGAGGGTGAGAGACGAGGCATCAGATGAAAATTTGCTGAAGTTGTTGAAGCTGACGCACGGTTATGACTCTTTTAGGGATGGCCAGTTAGAAGCTATAAAGATGGTGCTTTCCGGGAAGTCCACTATGCTGGTCTTGCCGACTGGCGCAGGCAAGTCCTTATGTTACCAGTTACCGGCATTGGTGTTGCCAGGGATCACACTTGTGGTTAGCCCTTTAGTTGCTTTGATGATAGATCAGCTCAAGCATCTGCCTCCAGTGATTCGAGGCGGCCTTTTGTGCAGCAGTCAG ACAGCGGAAGAGGCGTCAGAAACACTCCGGTTGCTGCAAGAAGGATCTATTAAG GTCCTTTTTGTTTCGCCAGAAAGGTTTTTGAATGGAGAATTTATTTCCATCTTTTATGGCTCTTCAGTGTTATCTACCGTTGTTGTTGATGAGGCCCATTGTGTTTCAGAGTG GTCACACAATTTTCGACCTTCATATATGAGGCTTAGAGCCTCTTTGCTGCGTGGTAAGCTTAATGCTGGATGCATTCTTGCAATGACTGCAACAGCAACAAACAAAACCTTGTGTGACGTGATGCATGCTTTAGAAATTCCTCCTACTAACCTTATCCAGTCAACCAAGTTGAGGGAAAATTTGCACCTGTCAGTTTCTAAAAGTGGGAATAG GATGAAAGATTTGATGGCACTGCTCAAATCTTCTcctttttcaaatattaaaagcATCATTGTTTACTGCAAATTCCAG TCTGAAACTGATATGATAAGCAAGTATCTTTGTGATAACAATATCTCTGCGAAG agTTACCATAGTGGTATTCCTGCAAAAGATAGGAGTCGTGTACAGGATTTGTTCTGTTCGAACAAGATTAGAGTG GTTGTTGCAACTGTAGCATTTGGGATGGGACTTGATAAAAGTGATGTTGGAGCT GTGATTCATTATAGTTTACCAGAAAGCTTGGAAGAGTATGTTCAG GAAATTGGTCGTGCTGGGCGTGATGGTAGATTGTCTTATTGCCACCTTCTTTTTGATGATGTCACATATATTAAGCTTCGCAGTTTGATGTACAG TGATGGTGTAGATGAATATACTATCAACAAGTTACTCTGTCAAATTTTCACAAGTGACAGATCTTCAGTTGAAGAAATTTGTTCGATAGTCAAAGAATCAGCATCTCGTAAATTTGACATGAAAGAAGAG GTAATTCTAACCATTCTGACGCAGTTGGAGTTGGGTGAAGTGcgttatgtaaaattgcttccGCAGATAAATGTAACATGTGTCTTAAATTTCCACCAG ACTTCACCACCAGTACTTGCAGCTAGAGATGTTGCAGTTGCTGCAATTTTAAAAAA GTCTGAGATGAAAGATGGGCAGTATGTGTTTCATATTCCTTCCGTTGCAAATAGCATTAGAATGCAAGCTTTTGAGCTGTTAAATCACTTGCAGAGTCTAAAg ATGAAGAGGGAAATAACATATGAATTGAAGGATCAAGCATTTTGTTATACAATTTTGGAGGTACCAAATGATATTTGTTCTTTGGCAGCTCAACTAACTAAGTGGCTTGGGGAGGTTGAATCCTGTAAG GTACGGAAGTTAGACGTGGTGTTTAATGCTTCAGTGTATGCCGCAAAAGCTTGTGACAAAGCACTGGGTTGCCACAATGACGAACATACACCTTGTTTGCAAAGGAAGATTCAAGAGTACTTCAATGGGGAGTGTGATGCAGATATGCATATTCAGATGGATCAAAACAG TCCATTTTTGCGAGCAGATACAAAG GTTTTTCTCCAAAGCAACGCACAGGCGAAATTCACACCCAGAGCGATTGCAAGGATATTTCATGGACTTGGCAGTCCAGCCTTTCCTTGTGCTACTTGGTCAAGAACTCATTTCTGGGGACGATATGCAAACGTGGAGTTCAGGGCAATAATGGAGGCAGCCAAGGAAGAGCTCATAAATTTTGTCGGGAAGAACGTCACCTAA